From the genome of Chlorocebus sabaeus isolate Y175 chromosome 2, mChlSab1.0.hap1, whole genome shotgun sequence, one region includes:
- the PAX1 gene encoding paired box protein Pax-1 isoform X1, protein MKFTLGLGSRAWRVSWEGAAAAAAGPGAGDSALGGRSQRVSSPRLGRRGSRLSRALPLCLSRGGGGAQALLDCAGPSPGHPGHPGARQLTGPRAMEQTYGEVNQLGGVFVNGRPLPNAIRLRIVELAQLGIRPCDISRQLRVSHGCVSKILARYNETGSILPGAIGGSKPRVTTPNVVKHIRDYKQGDPGIFAWEIRDRLLADGVCDKYNVPSVSSISRILRNKIGSLAQPGPYEASKQPPSQPTLPYNHIYQYPYPSPVSPTGAKMGSHPGVPGTAGHVSIPRSWPSAHSVSNILGIRTFMEQTGALAGSEGTTYSPKMEDWSGVNRTAFPATPAVNGLEKPALEADIKYTQSASTLSAVGGFLPACAYPASNQHGVYSAPGGGYLAPGPPWPPAQGPPLAPPGAGVAVHGGELAAAMTFKHPSREDPELVCRDLVLLGKRIHLKGAEKPVASAADFSVNKGGDHPSYCLMPNFCLERKKKK, encoded by the exons ATGAAGTTCACCCTGGGCCTGGGGTCGCGGGCGTGGAGAGTGTCCTGGGAGGgggcagcagcggcggcggcaggCCCTGGAGCGGGCGACAGCGCGCTCGGCGGCCGCTCACAGCGCGTCTCCAGCCCGCGGCTGGGCCGCCGCGGCTCTCGGCTCTCGCGCGCCCTCCCTCTATGCCTCtcccgcggcggcggcggcgcccaAGCTCTCCTGGACTGCGCCGGGCCCAGCCCCGGCCACCCCGGCCACCCCGGCGCCAGGCAGCTGACCGGCCCGCGCGCTATGG AGCAGACGTATGGCGAGGTGAACCAGCTGGGCGGTGTGTTCGTCAACGGCCGCCCCCTGCCCAACGCCATCCGCTTGCGCATTGTGGAGCTGGCGCAGCTGGGCATCAGACCCTGTGACATCAGTAGGCAGCTCCGCGTATCCCACGGCTGCGTGAGCAAGATCCTGGCGCGCTACAACGAGACCGGCTCCATTCTGCCCGGGGCCATCGGGGGCAGCAAGCCCCGCGTCACCACTCCCAACGTGGTCAAGCACATCCGGGACTACAAGCAGGGAGACCCTGGCATCTTTGCCTGGGAGATCCGCGACCGGCTGCTGGCCGACGGCGTCTGTGACAAGTACAATGTGCCCTCGGTGAGCTCCATCAGCCGCATCCTGCGCAACAAGATCGGCAGCCTGGCGCAGCCCGGACCGTACGAGGCAAGTAAGCAGCCGCCGTCGCAGCCTACGCTGCCCTACAACCACATCTACCAGTACCCCTACCCCAGTCCCGTGTCGCCCACCGGCGCCAAGATGGGCAGCCACCCCGGGGTCCCGGGCACGGCGGGCCACGTCAGCATCCCGCGCTCATGGCCCTCGGCACACTCGGTCAGCAACATCCTGGGCATCCGGACGTTTATGGAGCAAACAG GGGCCCTGGCTGGGAGCGAAGGCACCACTTACTCTCCCAAGATGGAAGACTGGTCCGGCGTGAACCGCACAGCCTTCCCCGCCACCCCCGCAGTGAATGGGCTGGAGAAACCTGCCTTAGAGGCAGACATTAAATACACTCAG TCGGCCTCTACCCTCTCTGCCGTGGGCGGCTTCCTCCCCGCCTGCGCCTACCCGGCCTCCAACCAGCACGGCGTGTACAGCGCCCCCGGAGGCGGCTACCTCGCCCCGGGCCCGCCGTGGCCGCCGGCGCAAGGCCCTCCGCTGGCGCCCCCCGGGGCCGGCGTAGCTGTGCACGGCGGGGAACTCGCGGCAGCAATGACCTTCAAGCATCCCAGCCGAGAAG ATCCAGAACTGGTGTGCAGAGACCTCGTCCTACTTGGAAAACGCATTCACCTCAAGGGGGCTGAAAAGCCTGTTGCATCTGCTGCTGACTTTAGTgtgaataagggaggagaccacccctcatattgtcttatgcccaatttctgcctcgaaagaaaaaaaaaaaagtag
- the PAX1 gene encoding paired box protein Pax-1 isoform X4 — protein MKFTLGLGSRAWRVSWEGAAAAAAGPGAGDSALGGRSQRVSSPRLGRRGSRLSRALPLCLSRGGGGAQALLDCAGPSPGHPGHPGARQLTGPRAMEQTYGEVNQLGGVFVNGRPLPNAIRLRIVELAQLGIRPCDISRQLRVSHGCVSKILARYNETGSILPGAIGGSKPRVTTPNVVKHIRDYKQGDPGIFAWEIRDRLLADGVCDKYNVPSVSSISRILRNKIGSLAQPGPYEASKQPPSQPTLPYNHIYQYPYPSPVSPTGAKMGSHPGVPGTAGHVSIPRSWPSAHSVSNILGIRTFMEQTGALAGSEGTTYSPKMEDWSGVNRTAFPATPAVNGLEKPALEADIKYTQSASTLSAVGGFLPACAYPASNQHGVYSAPGGGYLAPGPPWPPAQGPPLAPPGAGVAVHGGELAAAMTFKHPSREGSLPAPAARPRTPSVAYTDCPSRPRPPRDSSPRTRAWRERQADPGAQVCAAAPASCAGRTGGHAAEAEEASTRPRGARPASPQAQPCLCPDPPHFLYWPGFLGFS, from the exons ATGAAGTTCACCCTGGGCCTGGGGTCGCGGGCGTGGAGAGTGTCCTGGGAGGgggcagcagcggcggcggcaggCCCTGGAGCGGGCGACAGCGCGCTCGGCGGCCGCTCACAGCGCGTCTCCAGCCCGCGGCTGGGCCGCCGCGGCTCTCGGCTCTCGCGCGCCCTCCCTCTATGCCTCtcccgcggcggcggcggcgcccaAGCTCTCCTGGACTGCGCCGGGCCCAGCCCCGGCCACCCCGGCCACCCCGGCGCCAGGCAGCTGACCGGCCCGCGCGCTATGG AGCAGACGTATGGCGAGGTGAACCAGCTGGGCGGTGTGTTCGTCAACGGCCGCCCCCTGCCCAACGCCATCCGCTTGCGCATTGTGGAGCTGGCGCAGCTGGGCATCAGACCCTGTGACATCAGTAGGCAGCTCCGCGTATCCCACGGCTGCGTGAGCAAGATCCTGGCGCGCTACAACGAGACCGGCTCCATTCTGCCCGGGGCCATCGGGGGCAGCAAGCCCCGCGTCACCACTCCCAACGTGGTCAAGCACATCCGGGACTACAAGCAGGGAGACCCTGGCATCTTTGCCTGGGAGATCCGCGACCGGCTGCTGGCCGACGGCGTCTGTGACAAGTACAATGTGCCCTCGGTGAGCTCCATCAGCCGCATCCTGCGCAACAAGATCGGCAGCCTGGCGCAGCCCGGACCGTACGAGGCAAGTAAGCAGCCGCCGTCGCAGCCTACGCTGCCCTACAACCACATCTACCAGTACCCCTACCCCAGTCCCGTGTCGCCCACCGGCGCCAAGATGGGCAGCCACCCCGGGGTCCCGGGCACGGCGGGCCACGTCAGCATCCCGCGCTCATGGCCCTCGGCACACTCGGTCAGCAACATCCTGGGCATCCGGACGTTTATGGAGCAAACAG GGGCCCTGGCTGGGAGCGAAGGCACCACTTACTCTCCCAAGATGGAAGACTGGTCCGGCGTGAACCGCACAGCCTTCCCCGCCACCCCCGCAGTGAATGGGCTGGAGAAACCTGCCTTAGAGGCAGACATTAAATACACTCAG TCGGCCTCTACCCTCTCTGCCGTGGGCGGCTTCCTCCCCGCCTGCGCCTACCCGGCCTCCAACCAGCACGGCGTGTACAGCGCCCCCGGAGGCGGCTACCTCGCCCCGGGCCCGCCGTGGCCGCCGGCGCAAGGCCCTCCGCTGGCGCCCCCCGGGGCCGGCGTAGCTGTGCACGGCGGGGAACTCGCGGCAGCAATGACCTTCAAGCATCCCAGCCGAGAAG GAAGCCTCCCAGCCCCGGCAGCAAGGCCCCGGACGCCCTCAGTAGCTTACACGGACTGCCCATCccggcctcgacctcctaggGACAGCTCTCCCCGGACCCGAGCTTGGCGGGAACGGCAGGCGGACCCGGGCGCACAGGTCTGCGCAGCGGCCCCGGCAAGCTGCGCGGGCAGGACCGGAGGACACGCGGCGGAGGCGGAGGAAGCCAGCACCCGCCCCCGGGGTGCACGCCCCGCCagcccccaggcccagccctgcctctgtcCGGACCCACCACACTTCCTTTATTGGCCTGGGTTTTTAGGCTTCTCTTAA
- the PAX1 gene encoding paired box protein Pax-1 isoform X2 yields the protein MKFTLGLGSRAWRVSWEGAAAAAAGPGAGDSALGGRSQRVSSPRLGRRGSRLSRALPLCLSRGGGGAQALLDCAGPSPGHPGHPGARQLTGPRAMEQTYGEVNQLGGVFVNGRPLPNAIRLRIVELAQLGIRPCDISRQLRVSHGCVSKILARYNETGSILPGAIGGSKPRVTTPNVVKHIRDYKQGDPGIFAWEIRDRLLADGVCDKYNVPSVSSISRILRNKIGSLAQPGPYEASKQPPSQPTLPYNHIYQYPYPSPVSPTGAKMGSHPGVPGTAGHVSIPRSWPSAHSVSNILGIRTFMEQTGALAGSEGTTYSPKMEDWSGVNRTAFPATPAVNGLEKPALEADIKYTQSASTLSAVGGFLPACAYPASNQHGVYSAPGGGYLAPGPPWPPAQGPPLAPPGAGVAVHGGELAAAMTFKHPSREVADRKPPSPGSKAPDALSSLHGLPIPASTS from the exons ATGAAGTTCACCCTGGGCCTGGGGTCGCGGGCGTGGAGAGTGTCCTGGGAGGgggcagcagcggcggcggcaggCCCTGGAGCGGGCGACAGCGCGCTCGGCGGCCGCTCACAGCGCGTCTCCAGCCCGCGGCTGGGCCGCCGCGGCTCTCGGCTCTCGCGCGCCCTCCCTCTATGCCTCtcccgcggcggcggcggcgcccaAGCTCTCCTGGACTGCGCCGGGCCCAGCCCCGGCCACCCCGGCCACCCCGGCGCCAGGCAGCTGACCGGCCCGCGCGCTATGG AGCAGACGTATGGCGAGGTGAACCAGCTGGGCGGTGTGTTCGTCAACGGCCGCCCCCTGCCCAACGCCATCCGCTTGCGCATTGTGGAGCTGGCGCAGCTGGGCATCAGACCCTGTGACATCAGTAGGCAGCTCCGCGTATCCCACGGCTGCGTGAGCAAGATCCTGGCGCGCTACAACGAGACCGGCTCCATTCTGCCCGGGGCCATCGGGGGCAGCAAGCCCCGCGTCACCACTCCCAACGTGGTCAAGCACATCCGGGACTACAAGCAGGGAGACCCTGGCATCTTTGCCTGGGAGATCCGCGACCGGCTGCTGGCCGACGGCGTCTGTGACAAGTACAATGTGCCCTCGGTGAGCTCCATCAGCCGCATCCTGCGCAACAAGATCGGCAGCCTGGCGCAGCCCGGACCGTACGAGGCAAGTAAGCAGCCGCCGTCGCAGCCTACGCTGCCCTACAACCACATCTACCAGTACCCCTACCCCAGTCCCGTGTCGCCCACCGGCGCCAAGATGGGCAGCCACCCCGGGGTCCCGGGCACGGCGGGCCACGTCAGCATCCCGCGCTCATGGCCCTCGGCACACTCGGTCAGCAACATCCTGGGCATCCGGACGTTTATGGAGCAAACAG GGGCCCTGGCTGGGAGCGAAGGCACCACTTACTCTCCCAAGATGGAAGACTGGTCCGGCGTGAACCGCACAGCCTTCCCCGCCACCCCCGCAGTGAATGGGCTGGAGAAACCTGCCTTAGAGGCAGACATTAAATACACTCAG TCGGCCTCTACCCTCTCTGCCGTGGGCGGCTTCCTCCCCGCCTGCGCCTACCCGGCCTCCAACCAGCACGGCGTGTACAGCGCCCCCGGAGGCGGCTACCTCGCCCCGGGCCCGCCGTGGCCGCCGGCGCAAGGCCCTCCGCTGGCGCCCCCCGGGGCCGGCGTAGCTGTGCACGGCGGGGAACTCGCGGCAGCAATGACCTTCAAGCATCCCAGCCGAGAAG TGGCTGACAGGAAGCCTCCCAGCCCCGGCAGCAAGGCCCCGGACGCCCTCAGTAGCTTACACGGACTGCCCATCccggcctcgacctcctag
- the PAX1 gene encoding paired box protein Pax-1 isoform X3 → MKFTLGLGSRAWRVSWEGAAAAAAGPGAGDSALGGRSQRVSSPRLGRRGSRLSRALPLCLSRGGGGAQALLDCAGPSPGHPGHPGARQLTGPRAMEQTYGEVNQLGGVFVNGRPLPNAIRLRIVELAQLGIRPCDISRQLRVSHGCVSKILARYNETGSILPGAIGGSKPRVTTPNVVKHIRDYKQGDPGIFAWEIRDRLLADGVCDKYNVPSVSSISRILRNKIGSLAQPGPYEASKQPPSQPTLPYNHIYQYPYPSPVSPTGAKMGSHPGVPGTAGHVSIPRSWPSAHSVSNILGIRTFMEQTGALAGSEGTTYSPKMEDWSGVNRTAFPATPAVNGLEKPALEADIKYTQSASTLSAVGGFLPACAYPASNQHGVYSAPGGGYLAPGPPWPPAQGPPLAPPGAGVAVHGGELAAAMTFKHPSREEQGRITLSSFSRP, encoded by the exons ATGAAGTTCACCCTGGGCCTGGGGTCGCGGGCGTGGAGAGTGTCCTGGGAGGgggcagcagcggcggcggcaggCCCTGGAGCGGGCGACAGCGCGCTCGGCGGCCGCTCACAGCGCGTCTCCAGCCCGCGGCTGGGCCGCCGCGGCTCTCGGCTCTCGCGCGCCCTCCCTCTATGCCTCtcccgcggcggcggcggcgcccaAGCTCTCCTGGACTGCGCCGGGCCCAGCCCCGGCCACCCCGGCCACCCCGGCGCCAGGCAGCTGACCGGCCCGCGCGCTATGG AGCAGACGTATGGCGAGGTGAACCAGCTGGGCGGTGTGTTCGTCAACGGCCGCCCCCTGCCCAACGCCATCCGCTTGCGCATTGTGGAGCTGGCGCAGCTGGGCATCAGACCCTGTGACATCAGTAGGCAGCTCCGCGTATCCCACGGCTGCGTGAGCAAGATCCTGGCGCGCTACAACGAGACCGGCTCCATTCTGCCCGGGGCCATCGGGGGCAGCAAGCCCCGCGTCACCACTCCCAACGTGGTCAAGCACATCCGGGACTACAAGCAGGGAGACCCTGGCATCTTTGCCTGGGAGATCCGCGACCGGCTGCTGGCCGACGGCGTCTGTGACAAGTACAATGTGCCCTCGGTGAGCTCCATCAGCCGCATCCTGCGCAACAAGATCGGCAGCCTGGCGCAGCCCGGACCGTACGAGGCAAGTAAGCAGCCGCCGTCGCAGCCTACGCTGCCCTACAACCACATCTACCAGTACCCCTACCCCAGTCCCGTGTCGCCCACCGGCGCCAAGATGGGCAGCCACCCCGGGGTCCCGGGCACGGCGGGCCACGTCAGCATCCCGCGCTCATGGCCCTCGGCACACTCGGTCAGCAACATCCTGGGCATCCGGACGTTTATGGAGCAAACAG GGGCCCTGGCTGGGAGCGAAGGCACCACTTACTCTCCCAAGATGGAAGACTGGTCCGGCGTGAACCGCACAGCCTTCCCCGCCACCCCCGCAGTGAATGGGCTGGAGAAACCTGCCTTAGAGGCAGACATTAAATACACTCAG TCGGCCTCTACCCTCTCTGCCGTGGGCGGCTTCCTCCCCGCCTGCGCCTACCCGGCCTCCAACCAGCACGGCGTGTACAGCGCCCCCGGAGGCGGCTACCTCGCCCCGGGCCCGCCGTGGCCGCCGGCGCAAGGCCCTCCGCTGGCGCCCCCCGGGGCCGGCGTAGCTGTGCACGGCGGGGAACTCGCGGCAGCAATGACCTTCAAGCATCCCAGCCGAGAAG aacaaggaagaaTCACACTGTCTTCTTTTTCAAGGCCATAA